The Candidatus Hydrogenedens sp. genome segment ATTGTGAAGATATTTGATGCGCAAATTGAAGGGGAACAGTTGTTCTATACAATGGAATATGTAGATGGGAGGAGTGTTCGTGACTGGATTATGAAGAAAGGACCCTTATCGTTTGGGAATACAGTTCGCATTCTGGCATTGATTGCAGATGCTTTGGAACATGCTCATAAAATTACAATACATAGAGATATTTCGCCGGATAATATTATGGTGTGTAGGGATGGTTCCGTTCGATTAATGGATTTTGGACTGGCAAAACTGACGGATGACCAGACCCCTTTGACGATAGTTGGTGCCAATTTAGGAAAAATTCAGTATTCCGCACCTGAACAAAGAAAGAACGCCGCGGGAGTGGATAAAAGAGCAGATATTTATCCGTTAGGAATTATGTTCTTTGAAATGCTGGTTGGAAGAAGACCTCAGCCTGGTGATAGACTTTCTAAATTAAAACCAGATTTACCTAAAGAATGTGATGAATTTTTAGATAAAGCCACAGCAAGTAATCCTGATGAAAGATTTCAATCTGCAAAAGAGTTCCGAGATGCATTATTGAATTTGTATAAGTTATGGAAAGAAAAACAAGAATTGGGGGGTGAAACAACAACATCAAAATACAATCCTCTTTATTTCTTAAAGTCAATAATAAATAGTTGTAGAGAGTTATTAGATAGAATTAGGAAACGGTTCAGCAAGAAATAGTTTTTTGAAGAAAATTATTTAAAAGGGTTATAATAGTTAATAAGAAAAAATATCTTGTAGGGTAGGGGAAATCGTATAAAAACTAAATAATAACAGAAGGAATTTCCACCCATGGACTAAGTTTGTTCATGAAATATCAGTAGAAGGAAGAAATCATGCGGAGATTTTATAAAATCCATCAAGGTAAAATTGTAGAAGTCCCTGAAGAAAATGGGTCTATTGTTGAGGTATATATCCAGCCAAGTATTGATGAAAAAAAAATGCTTATTGATAAACTCCAAATTGATGAACATACCTTAAATTCCGCATTAGACCCTGATGAACTTGCCCGTGTTGAATATGAACAAGACCATGTTGCCTTTATTATAAAAAAGCCCAAAAATTATTCCGCTGAAGATGAATACCACTTTAAAATCATTTCCATAGGGTTGTTTTTATTTAAAGACAGGGTTATTATCATTTCCAGTGAGGACACACCCTTATTTTCAAATAAGCCGCAGGCGGGGTTATCATCAGCACCCGATATAATACTTCGTGTTATATATAACTGTATTTCCCATTTTATTGAATACCTTAAAGTAATAAATATGGTGGCTGAAGAAGTAGAGTATCGGATTAATCGTTCTTTAGAAAATAAATTCCTTATTAATCTTTTTGCATTAGAAAAAAGTTTAGTTTATTACTTAAATGCTATACATGGGAATGGACTGATTCTTGCAAAACTTCGTGCAGGTGCAGATAAGATTGGCTTGAGTGAGGAAGGGAAAGAGTTTTTAGATGATTTAATTATCGAAAACGACCAGTGTTTTCGTGTAGCCGATATCCATTCTACCGTGTTATCAAATCTGATGGATGCACGGGCTTCTATTGTGAGCAATAATTTGAATGTATTGATGAAATTATTAAATATCATTACTATTGCATTAATGGTTCCAACATTTATTGTAAGTTTGTTTTCTATGAATGTTCCTATTCCAGCCCAACATCATCCTCATATATTTTATTTAATCGTTGTTTTGTGTATTATATCTGCAGTAGGTGTTCTCTGGGTATTTTTCCGATATAGAGAGATGTAAGACTATATCTTTTCTACCTATAATGTTAGAGGGCTTCAGGATTTACCGGGTTGGGTGGTGTTTTTCCATTAAGACGGGCAATAATATTTTGAGCAGCAATTTCTGCCATGCGAGAGCGGGTTTCGACGGAAGCACTTCCTAAATGAGGTATTAAAATGGCATTGGGACAGTTTAATAAATCGGGATGAATTTCGGGCTCTTTCTCAAAAACATCTAAACCAGCAGAGAAGATGTAACCTTCTTTAAGTGCCTGAGCCAATGCTTCTTCGTCGATTACAGGACCGCGGGATGTATTAATGATGCAGGCAGTCCGTTTCATTTTTTTGAATTCTTCAATTCCGAAGGCATGATAGGTGCTTCGTGTTAAGGGGCAATGGATGGATATAAAATCGGATTCTCTTAATAAGGTTTCTTTATCTACAGGTGTTGCTTTAATATCTTCAGGTAGTTTTGGCTCGGTTACATCATAAAAAATCACTCGCATATTAAATCCTGTGGCTCTTCTTGCGACGGCCTGACCAATTCTTCCCATG includes the following:
- a CDS encoding serine/threonine-protein kinase; this encodes MEIKDAESNNENETYIIADRYEVLKPLGRGGMGKVFLVQDRHTNQKLALKLMRAQYQHNQRAIARFLREVEAVRQLNHPCIVKIFDAQIEGEQLFYTMEYVDGRSVRDWIMKKGPLSFGNTVRILALIADALEHAHKITIHRDISPDNIMVCRDGSVRLMDFGLAKLTDDQTPLTIVGANLGKIQYSAPEQRKNAAGVDKRADIYPLGIMFFEMLVGRRPQPGDRLSKLKPDLPKECDEFLDKATASNPDERFQSAKEFRDALLNLYKLWKEKQELGGETTTSKYNPLYFLKSIINSCRELLDRIRKRFSKK
- a CDS encoding magnesium transporter CorA family protein, translated to MRRFYKIHQGKIVEVPEENGSIVEVYIQPSIDEKKMLIDKLQIDEHTLNSALDPDELARVEYEQDHVAFIIKKPKNYSAEDEYHFKIISIGLFLFKDRVIIISSEDTPLFSNKPQAGLSSAPDIILRVIYNCISHFIEYLKVINMVAEEVEYRINRSLENKFLINLFALEKSLVYYLNAIHGNGLILAKLRAGADKIGLSEEGKEFLDDLIIENDQCFRVADIHSTVLSNLMDARASIVSNNLNVLMKLLNIITIALMVPTFIVSLFSMNVPIPAQHHPHIFYLIVVLCIISAVGVLWVFFRYREM
- a CDS encoding D-glycerate dehydrogenase, giving the protein MNKPKIFVTRNLPERGLILLYQNFGKENIKIYPGETPIPYEELLEEVKGIDALLCLLTDKIDAQLMEQAGPQLKIIANYAVGFDNIDIVEATKRKIVVTNTPGVLTETTADLAWALLMATARRLGEGERLVRASQWAGWNPTLLLGMDVHGKTLGIFGMGRIGQAVARRATGFNMRVIFYDVTEPKLPEDIKATPVDKETLLRESDFISIHCPLTRSTYHAFGIEEFKKMKRTACIINTSRGPVIDEEALAQALKEGYIFSAGLDVFEKEPEIHPDLLNCPNAILIPHLGSASVETRSRMAEIAAQNIIARLNGKTPPNPVNPEAL